One stretch of Armigeres subalbatus isolate Guangzhou_Male chromosome 2, GZ_Asu_2, whole genome shotgun sequence DNA includes these proteins:
- the LOC134215025 gene encoding hatching enzyme 1.2-like — protein sequence MFLIAGLMVLQLASVHCAPIGDKEEPFDFEFSQLGEEMYLAEMRNQTEKILEVWGDEDIDVNPEEIGPLVQGDLYQPVLEKNAVKFKSRKWKNAVVPYKISDNFGSSEKQRILSAFKLFRQKTCIRFVARSSQKDFISIEKSSTGCWSTVGRAGGRQVVNLQSSCFRTIGTVLHELMHVLGFLHEHTRHDRDQFVDINYLNVRFDAIGNFWRDSKGRTSTFGTKYDLGSVMHYSKKAFSWNGFQTIEPKVKFSGKIGQRNGFSSSDIKRIKTMYCNG from the exons ATGTTCCTAATCGCTGGTCTCATGGTTCTGCAGTTAGCGTCAGTCCACTGTGCGCCCATTGGAGATAAGGAAGAACCTTTTGATTTCGAATTTTCTCAGCTGGGCGAAGAAATGTATCTCGCTGAGATGAGGAATCAAACCGAAAAAATACTGGAAGTGTGGGGCGATGAGGATATTGATGTTAATCCGGAAGAAATAGGACCGTTAGTTCAAGGTGATTTGTATCAACCTGTACTTGAGAAAAATGCTGTGAAATTCAAAAGTAGAAAGTGGAAAAATGCAGTAGTGCCGTACAAAATAAGTGACAATTTCG gtTCCAGTGAAAAACAACGAATCCTGTCGGCTTTTAAACTGTTTCGACAGAAAACCTGCATTCGATTCGTTGCAAGATCCAGCCAAAAGGATTTCATTTCAATCGAGAAATCATCCACCGGTTGCTGGTCGACGGTTGGCCGTGCAGGAGGTCGACAGGTAGTCAACTTACAGAGTTCCTGTTTCCGGACAATCGGAACGGTGCTACATGAATTGATGCATGTGCTGGGATTTCTTCACGAGCATACGCGCCACGATAGGGACCAATTTGTGGATATCAACTATCTGAATGTTCGATTTGATGCAATTGGGAATTTTTGGAGAGATTCTAAGGGACGAACCAGCACATTCGGAACTAAATATGACTTGGGCAGTGTGATGCACTATTCGAAAAAGGCATTCAGCTGGAATGGATTTCAAACAATTGAACCCAAG GTGAAGTTTTCTGGAAAAATAGGTCAGCGAAATGGATTTTCTAGCAGTGATATAAAACGAATCAAAACAATGTATTGTAATGGATGA